A window from Drosophila nasuta strain 15112-1781.00 chromosome 3, ASM2355853v1, whole genome shotgun sequence encodes these proteins:
- the LOC132789950 gene encoding fatty acyl-CoA reductase wat-like isoform X1: MNSTIKEFYKDKTLFLTGGSGFLGRVVIEKVLRATETSRIYVLIRSKRGKSPQDRIDEWKTDPFFGVLLKIQPNALERIVPISGDCEEPDLGISAADRELLKNEVQVVIHCAATVNFAEPLHKAVDINTRATQLMLNLAKEMSRLVGFVHVSTAFSNCVIQHISEQYYPDNLIAGADKVLPIRNVCGDVLLDRMASSLMGKFPNTYTYTKALAEQVIQTESGELPVCIFRPGSIVATNKEPMSGWIDNIYGPLAMVYGAAIGVLRIAPVNMRAPNPVVPVDYCANCILACAMQTANESAEKRLRSLPPTIYNYVPHKSNPISNRTFTDILAKYQHTVPLEQALWYPFLHTTTYLWLFNLIAIFYHTLPGYAIDLVLRLQGQKPRLIKLYTNIHKSMNALAHFSTGFWTYEMINTDRLWQSLSAADKEHFEFDMRKIDWDDYFSRAMVGMRIYLGKEDPSEEGIQRAAKHLKRLKRRHRVLQLVLCICGIIIIKWFVGLFL; encoded by the exons ATGAACTCGACAATAAAGGAATTTTACAAAGATAAGACGCTGTTCCTGACAGGTGGAAGTGGATTTTTGGGAAGAG TGGTCATTGAGAAAGTGCTACGGGCAACAGAGACGTCTCGTATTTATGTGTTAATTCGATCGAAGCGTGGAAAAAGTCCCCAAGACCGCATAGACGAATGGAAAACAGATCCA TTTTTTGGAGTACTACTCAAAATTCAACCAAATGCTCTGGAGAGAATTGTGCCCATATCTGGTGATTGTGAAGAACCAGATCTGGGAATCAGTGCAGCCGATCGTGAGCTGCTCAAGAATGAGGTGCAAGTGGTGATTCACTGTGCAGCCACAGTGAACTTTGCTGAACCTTTGCACAAGGCAGTGGATATTAATACTCGTGCAACTCAGCTTATGTTGAATCTGGCCAAGGAAATGAGTCGACTTGTGGGATTTGTCCACGTCTCCACAGCTTTTAGCAATTGTGTAATTCAACACATTTCGGAACAATACTATCCGGATAATCTGATTGCTGGGGCAGACAAGGTTTTACCGATTAGAAATGTTTGCGGCGATGTTCTATTAGACAGAATGGCATCGTCTCTGATGGGCAAGTTTCCTAACACCTACACTTATACAAAGGCCCTGGCAGAACAAGTGATTCAGACCGAGTCGGGAGAATTACCGGTGTGCATCTTCCGACCAGGTTCAA ttgttgctACTAACAAAGAACCGATGTCCGGATGGATAGACAACATCTACGGACCCCTTGCTATGGTTTATGGTGCTGCAATTGGTGTTTTACGAATTGCGCCTGTAAATATGAGAGCTCCCAATCCCGTAGTGCCCGTCGACTACTGCGCCAACTGCATTCTTGCTTGTGCAATGCAAACGGCGAACGAATCAGCTGAGAAGAGACTTCGCTCATTGCCTCCGactatttataattatgtgCCCCATAAGAGTAATCCGATATCAAATAGGACTTTCACTGATATTTTGGCGAAGTATCAACATACTGTTCCATTAGAACAGGCGCTGTGGTATCCATTCTTACATACTACAACTTATCTTTGGCTGTTCAACTTAATAGCTATCTTCTATCATACGTTACCCGGTTATGCCATTGATTTGGTGTTACGGTTGCAAGGCCAAAAGCCCCGTTTGATTAAGTTGTATACGAATATCCACAAAAGTATGAATGCACTTGCCCATTTTAGTACTGGATTCTGGACATATGAAATGATAAATACGGATCGTCTATGGCAATCACTTTCTGCAGCAGATAAAGAGCATTTTGAATTCGATATGAGAAAAATCGATTGGGATGATTATTTTAGCCGCGCAATGGTTGGCATGCGAATCTATTTGGGCAAAGAGGATCCAAGCGAAGAGGGTATACAGCGTGCAGCCAAGCACTTAAAACG ACTCAAAAGACGCCATCGGGTATTACAACTTGTCCTTTGTATATGTggcatcattattattaaatggtTTGTTGGGTTgtttctttaa
- the LOC132789950 gene encoding fatty acyl-CoA reductase wat-like isoform X2: MNSTIKEFYRDKTLFLTGGSGFLGRVVIEKVLRATETSRIYVLIRSKRGKSPQDRIDEWKTDPFFGVLLKIQPNALERIVPISGDCEEPDLGISAADRELLKNEVQVVIHCAATVNFAEPLHKAVDINTRATQLMLNLAKEMSRLVGFVHVSTAFSNCVIQHISEQYYPDNLIAGADKVLPIRNVCGDVLLDRMASSLMGKFPNTYTYTKALAEQVIQTESGELPVCIFRPGSIVATNKEPMSGWIDNIYGPLAMVYGAAIGVLRIAPVNMRAPNPVVPVDYCANCILACAMQTANESAEKRLRSLPPTIYNYVPHKSNPISNRTFTDILAKYQHTVPLEQALWYPFLHTTTYLWLFNLIAIFYHTLPGYAIDLVLRLQGQKPRLIKLYTNIHKSMNALAHFSTGFWTYEMINTDRLWQSLSAADKEHFEFDMRKIDWDDYFSRAMVGMRIYLGKEDPSEEGIQRAAKHLKRLKRRHRVLQLVLCICGIIIIKWFVGLFL, translated from the exons TGGTCATTGAGAAAGTGCTACGGGCAACAGAGACGTCTCGTATTTATGTGTTAATTCGATCGAAGCGTGGAAAAAGTCCCCAAGACCGCATAGACGAATGGAAAACAGATCCA TTTTTTGGAGTACTACTCAAAATTCAACCAAATGCTCTGGAGAGAATTGTGCCCATATCTGGTGATTGTGAAGAACCAGATCTGGGAATCAGTGCAGCCGATCGTGAGCTGCTCAAGAATGAGGTGCAAGTGGTGATTCACTGTGCAGCCACAGTGAACTTTGCTGAACCTTTGCACAAGGCAGTGGATATTAATACTCGTGCAACTCAGCTTATGTTGAATCTGGCCAAGGAAATGAGTCGACTTGTGGGATTTGTCCACGTCTCCACAGCTTTTAGCAATTGTGTAATTCAACACATTTCGGAACAATACTATCCGGATAATCTGATTGCTGGGGCAGACAAGGTTTTACCGATTAGAAATGTTTGCGGCGATGTTCTATTAGACAGAATGGCATCGTCTCTGATGGGCAAGTTTCCTAACACCTACACTTATACAAAGGCCCTGGCAGAACAAGTGATTCAGACCGAGTCGGGAGAATTACCGGTGTGCATCTTCCGACCAGGTTCAA ttgttgctACTAACAAAGAACCGATGTCCGGATGGATAGACAACATCTACGGACCCCTTGCTATGGTTTATGGTGCTGCAATTGGTGTTTTACGAATTGCGCCTGTAAATATGAGAGCTCCCAATCCCGTAGTGCCCGTCGACTACTGCGCCAACTGCATTCTTGCTTGTGCAATGCAAACGGCGAACGAATCAGCTGAGAAGAGACTTCGCTCATTGCCTCCGactatttataattatgtgCCCCATAAGAGTAATCCGATATCAAATAGGACTTTCACTGATATTTTGGCGAAGTATCAACATACTGTTCCATTAGAACAGGCGCTGTGGTATCCATTCTTACATACTACAACTTATCTTTGGCTGTTCAACTTAATAGCTATCTTCTATCATACGTTACCCGGTTATGCCATTGATTTGGTGTTACGGTTGCAAGGCCAAAAGCCCCGTTTGATTAAGTTGTATACGAATATCCACAAAAGTATGAATGCACTTGCCCATTTTAGTACTGGATTCTGGACATATGAAATGATAAATACGGATCGTCTATGGCAATCACTTTCTGCAGCAGATAAAGAGCATTTTGAATTCGATATGAGAAAAATCGATTGGGATGATTATTTTAGCCGCGCAATGGTTGGCATGCGAATCTATTTGGGCAAAGAGGATCCAAGCGAAGAGGGTATACAGCGTGCAGCCAAGCACTTAAAACG ACTCAAAAGACGCCATCGGGTATTACAACTTGTCCTTTGTATATGTggcatcattattattaaatggtTTGTTGGGTTgtttctttaa
- the LOC132789950 gene encoding fatty acyl-CoA reductase wat-like isoform X3, producing MGRTKYGVVIEKVLRATETSRIYVLIRSKRGKSPQDRIDEWKTDPFFGVLLKIQPNALERIVPISGDCEEPDLGISAADRELLKNEVQVVIHCAATVNFAEPLHKAVDINTRATQLMLNLAKEMSRLVGFVHVSTAFSNCVIQHISEQYYPDNLIAGADKVLPIRNVCGDVLLDRMASSLMGKFPNTYTYTKALAEQVIQTESGELPVCIFRPGSIVATNKEPMSGWIDNIYGPLAMVYGAAIGVLRIAPVNMRAPNPVVPVDYCANCILACAMQTANESAEKRLRSLPPTIYNYVPHKSNPISNRTFTDILAKYQHTVPLEQALWYPFLHTTTYLWLFNLIAIFYHTLPGYAIDLVLRLQGQKPRLIKLYTNIHKSMNALAHFSTGFWTYEMINTDRLWQSLSAADKEHFEFDMRKIDWDDYFSRAMVGMRIYLGKEDPSEEGIQRAAKHLKRLKRRHRVLQLVLCICGIIIIKWFVGLFL from the exons TGGTCATTGAGAAAGTGCTACGGGCAACAGAGACGTCTCGTATTTATGTGTTAATTCGATCGAAGCGTGGAAAAAGTCCCCAAGACCGCATAGACGAATGGAAAACAGATCCA TTTTTTGGAGTACTACTCAAAATTCAACCAAATGCTCTGGAGAGAATTGTGCCCATATCTGGTGATTGTGAAGAACCAGATCTGGGAATCAGTGCAGCCGATCGTGAGCTGCTCAAGAATGAGGTGCAAGTGGTGATTCACTGTGCAGCCACAGTGAACTTTGCTGAACCTTTGCACAAGGCAGTGGATATTAATACTCGTGCAACTCAGCTTATGTTGAATCTGGCCAAGGAAATGAGTCGACTTGTGGGATTTGTCCACGTCTCCACAGCTTTTAGCAATTGTGTAATTCAACACATTTCGGAACAATACTATCCGGATAATCTGATTGCTGGGGCAGACAAGGTTTTACCGATTAGAAATGTTTGCGGCGATGTTCTATTAGACAGAATGGCATCGTCTCTGATGGGCAAGTTTCCTAACACCTACACTTATACAAAGGCCCTGGCAGAACAAGTGATTCAGACCGAGTCGGGAGAATTACCGGTGTGCATCTTCCGACCAGGTTCAA ttgttgctACTAACAAAGAACCGATGTCCGGATGGATAGACAACATCTACGGACCCCTTGCTATGGTTTATGGTGCTGCAATTGGTGTTTTACGAATTGCGCCTGTAAATATGAGAGCTCCCAATCCCGTAGTGCCCGTCGACTACTGCGCCAACTGCATTCTTGCTTGTGCAATGCAAACGGCGAACGAATCAGCTGAGAAGAGACTTCGCTCATTGCCTCCGactatttataattatgtgCCCCATAAGAGTAATCCGATATCAAATAGGACTTTCACTGATATTTTGGCGAAGTATCAACATACTGTTCCATTAGAACAGGCGCTGTGGTATCCATTCTTACATACTACAACTTATCTTTGGCTGTTCAACTTAATAGCTATCTTCTATCATACGTTACCCGGTTATGCCATTGATTTGGTGTTACGGTTGCAAGGCCAAAAGCCCCGTTTGATTAAGTTGTATACGAATATCCACAAAAGTATGAATGCACTTGCCCATTTTAGTACTGGATTCTGGACATATGAAATGATAAATACGGATCGTCTATGGCAATCACTTTCTGCAGCAGATAAAGAGCATTTTGAATTCGATATGAGAAAAATCGATTGGGATGATTATTTTAGCCGCGCAATGGTTGGCATGCGAATCTATTTGGGCAAAGAGGATCCAAGCGAAGAGGGTATACAGCGTGCAGCCAAGCACTTAAAACG ACTCAAAAGACGCCATCGGGTATTACAACTTGTCCTTTGTATATGTggcatcattattattaaatggtTTGTTGGGTTgtttctttaa